DNA from Pontibacter deserti:
TCCGCAGGCAGATATAGACAACGCTGTTAGGGATGCTGTTAAAATTTTCTCAGGTGTTGATGTAAATACCCTGACCAAAAGTATTGAGGAAAAATTCTACATCTGGCAGGATGACTTTACATCAATCGACCGGAAAAAAACACCCTGGCTTCTGGATAAGAAAGCAGGTATCACTTGGTCTTTCTGGAACAGGTATGAAGAATATCTGAGAGAAGAAAAAAACATTCCTGCAAATGTAATAGGGCAGGTGCATAAATTAACAGATGCAACACTGGATAAACTGTTTGATCCGACAAAGAACAGGCCTATGGATAAACGAGGGCTGGTTGTCGGGCAGGTACAGTCAGGTAAAACATCTAATTATACGGGCCTGATCTGTAAAGCAGCTGATGCCGGTTTTAAGTTTATAATTGTACTGGCCGGTATACACAATAACCTGAGAAGTCAGACCCAGCTTCGTCTGGATGAGGGTTTTCTTGGATTTGACACGCAGCATCAGCGGGCATTTAACCAGAATAACCTTTGGATAGGCGTAGGACAGATAAATCAGGGGATAGTAGCACATTCTCTTACTTCCAGTCAGGAAAAAGGGGACTTTACTGCCGGAGCAGCAAATTCGCTGGGACTTAACTTCAATACAAATGAACCTATCGTCGTTGTAGTTAAAAAAAACACCAAAGTCCTTGAGCGGCTTCTGCAGTGGTTAAACGCACAGTCCATTGAGCTGGAAGATGGTACAAAAGTCATCCGGAACAAATCTCTTCTGCTTATTGATGATGAGGCTGATAATGCGTCTATCAATACTAACCGGGATAACGATCCTTCAACAAGAATCAATGGTCTCATCCGTAATATCCTTCGCCTTTTTGAGCGTAGCGGCTATGTCGGGTATACGGCTACTCCGTTTGCCAATATTTTTATTCCTATTACTGAGGATGACCTTTTTCCAAGAGATTTTATTATCAATCTTCCTGCGCCTTCCAATTATATTGGTCCGGATAAGGTATTTGGCTTCCGCCCGGTAGAAGATGATGAAGTTTCCAATTCGGTGTTACCTGTAGTAAACAGGATAAGTGACTACTTTTCATTTCTGCCAGACCGGCACAAGAAGTCGGATCTTCCTGACTGGCGTAGCAAGGAAGATGTTCCGGAAGATATCATAGAAGACTTTTATAACAGGGTTCCTGATTCTCTGGTAGAAGCAATCAAGTCTTTTATCATCACCTGTAGTATCAGGCGACTACGCGGACAGGCCATGGCTCATAATTCTATGTTGGTCCATATCTCCAGATTTCAAAACTGGCAGAAACTCATCGCAAGAATTACAGAAAAGGTTTTTGACTTCTACCGCAAAGGAATAGAAATGAATATTCCCAGCGTGATTGAAGAGTTAAGAGCAACGTTTGAAATAGATAATGCAGAACAGAAGTCTTTTAAAACCAGATCTGAACAGATACTGAGCACAGAACTTAGCTCAGTAGACCCTTTCATACAGGTGCATGCGTGGGAAGACGTTCTGGAGCATTTGCATGAAGCAGCAACTAAAATTGTTGTAAGAGAAATCAACGGGGGATCAGCAGATACATTAAACTATTTTGATCACCCTAACGGACTTTCTGTAATTGCAATTGGCGGAGATAAACTTTCCCGTGGGTTAACGCTGGAAGGACTCTCAGTGAGCTATTATCTGCGTGCTTCCAGAATGTACGATACTCTGATGCAAATGGGGCGCTGGTTCGGCTACAGGCCAGGCTACGTGGATTTATGCCGTCTTTATACAAGCAGAGAGCTAAATGAGTGGTTCTGCCATATTACCCTTGCCTCGGAAGAGCTGCGCAATGAGTTCGATTACATGTCAGATGTAGCCGGAAGCACACCTGAAAAATTCGCCCTTAAGGTACGTACACACCCCGGAGTACTTCAGATATCGGCTTCCAACAAAATAAGAAGAGCTGTAACAGTAGATATATCATGGGCAGGACGTCTTGTGGAATCGTATGAATTTCAGAAAGACCCTGACGTTATTAACTCGAACCTGAAAGCAGCAGAAGCCTTTATTGGGTTATTACCAAGCAACCCTATAACTAAAGGAAGTAATTCACTCTGGTATGATGTAGATGCGCAGAAGATAAAGTCTCTTCTACAGAAATTTAAATTGTCCGAGAACCTGAAAGCCGCAGATCCGGTAAACCTGCTTCGCTTCATTGATGCTCAGTTGTCAAACGGGGAACTAACCAACTGGCGAGTTGCACTAATGTCAAAAAACAAAGCTGACAAGATGCATACTATAAATAAGGAAGGATTTAGATTAGATGTGGGGCTGTACTCTAGGAAACAGGATGACAGAATCAACTCTGTTGATACATATTACATCATGCGATCCCACATTATAAGCCCTAATCATGAGTTTATCGACTTATCTGAAACAGAAAAGGCATTAGCGATGGAAAGAACTATTCAGTTCTGGCGAGAAAAAGGAAGAAAGGGTGAACCTACTTACATTAGCGGGGAAATAGTAAGAAATGAATTCCGTGACCCACGGAACCCATTGCTGCTTCTATATTTCCTGGATCCGAAAGAAGCGGGTCTGGCTCCAGATTCAGATCCGATAGTTGGCTATGCTATCAGCTTTCCCGGTAGCAGGTTCAATGCTTATGTAAACTATGCCATCCATGAGCAGCTGCTTCCTTTATTTAACATAGATGATAATTTCGAGGAGATGCAGTACGATGAGGATTAATCAACTTTGGGCCGAGCTGGCAAAAGTCAGCAGCTTTACTTCAGGGCTCATGATGAGAAGATATTCCAGTACGGTTCTCCCGGATGTATATGTCGGATTAAGGGCTCCGGAAAAGCACAGATGTCTGGTGATCAAACTTTCTCATGCTTATACGCCGGATACAAAGCCTTTTAATAATCTGAAAGATATCTCATTTGAAATCGTACCAGATGAGCAGAGTCAGGGTAAAAATATGTTGCTTATCCTGTTGCTGAATAACGAACACAGGGATGTTTTTTCTACATTATGTGAAGACTTGATTCAGGAAATCCGCAATGTCGGGGAGGAACGGGCCTTGGTAAGGAAACTTACGAACAGGTATGAGAAGTGGAAAGCTCTTTTTGATAAGGCTAAGTCCACCGGATTAAACGCAGAACAGCAGCAGGGATTATATGGGGAGCTCTTCTTTCTCCGCAAATGGATTAGCTATGCCCCAGACAGACAGAAATGCATCCGAGCATGGCTGGGGCCTGAAAAAGCAGTCAGAGATTTTCAGGATGGAAGCTGGGCAGTAGAAGTTAAAACAACAAGAGGGAATAACCATCAGCTGATTACCATAAACAGTGAAAGGCAGCTTGATACAACGGGGCTGGATCAACTGTACCTGTTTCATCTTTCTCTTGATGTGAGACAGTCTTCCGGGGAAAGTCTGAATGATATGGTTGAATCTGTTGCAGCTGCATTAAGGGATGATGTAATAGCCTATCATCTTTTTCAGGTCAAGCTACTGGAAGCTGGATACTTTGCAGTACATCAGCCATTATATTCATCAACAGGTTACCATATCCGGGAAGATAACATCTACCACATAAGGGATGAATTTCCGAGAATAGAAGAACATGATATAAGAAAAGGAGTCGGTGGAGTGAAATACACTATTTCGATATCAGACCACACGTCCTATATAGCAGATGAGAATTTAGTAATACAGCACCTGAACTAGCTATGTCAACAAACCTTGAACATCTGGAATTAGCCAAATTTTACAGAAATATCCAGCAGGAAATCAGATCTGCCCAGCTGTCAGAAGAAGAAGGAGGTTCTTCAGAACAGCTATTCACTGAGATTGCTGTAATGCTGCTGGCTGATGCCGGGGAAACAGAGAATGCACGTATTTCCTATGATGAAAAGGTGCTCAAGACCGGGGTACAACACAAGATAAATGCATATGCTTTATCCGATAATTATGAAACATTAGACCTTTTTATTACAATATATAACGGAACAGATGATATCTCAAGGGTTCTCAAGGACGAGATAGAAAAAGCAGGCAGAAGGATTACCGGCTTTTTCAAGAATGCAGTATATAAAGACTATGTTAATGAAATTGAGGAAGCTTCTGAAATCTTTGATCTGGCTCATACCCTGAGTGACTCAAAGGAACTGAAGGAGGGGCTGGTGCGTGTAAATGCTTTCATTTTAACAGATGGTGTCTGTTCCAGTGACAATTTACCCGGTCACAGCATTGATAGGCATCCGATCTACTACAGGATAATAGACTTAAATTATCTGTATAACATTTCTGAGAAATCCCACATGCCGATTGAAATCAACTTCAAGGAAGACGGATTTCATGTTCCCTGTATTTATTCTCCTTCTGACAATGCAGAATACCAATCCTACCTAGCCATTATCTCCGGTTCTGCCCTGGTTAATATATATGAGAGGTTTGGTTCCCGGCTGCTGGAACAGAATGTAAGATCTTTTCTCCAGTTTACCGGCAAAATCAATAAGGGTATCCGCAAAACAATTATGACTGAGCCTCATATGTTTCTGGCTTTCAATAATGGTCTGGCTGCTACAGCCGAGGAGATTCAGCTGGAGCCGCTGCCGGATGGAACCGGGAGTGCAGTTGCATGGGTAAAAGATCTGCAGATCGTAAACGGTGGTCAGACAACAGCCTCTATATACCATACCTGGAAAAAGGATAAAGCTGATGTATCCGGAATATTTGTGCAGCTAAAGCTGAATGTTGTCAAGAACAAGGAGAAATTCAGCTCAGTTGTTGCGCGCATTGCAGAGTATGCCAATACGCAGAATAAGATTTCAGCTTCCGATCTAAGCTCTAATGGTGTCAATCACGTCCTGCTGGAAAAACTGTCACGTACGATATGGGCTCCCCCTGTCTTGGGTAAATCCCAGCAGACGCGCTGGTTTTATGACAGGGCGAGAGGGCAATATAAAACAGCTATGCTCAAAGAAGGCTTCACGCAGGCAAAAAGAAGAGCATTTGAACTTAAGAATCCAAAGTCGCAGGTCCTTACAAAGGAGGATCTTGCCAAGTACATCAATACTTATCAGGAAGTATACGATGGTAAAAAGCTGGTAATAGGACCACATTTTGTAGTCCGGGGTAATCAGAAGAACTATGTGCAGTTCATGCATCATAACTTCAGCTCAACTCCGGATAATATATACTTTGAGGATGCAGTAGCAAAAGCCATATTATTCCGGGCTGCCGAGAAAGTGTACGGGGTCAAACCTAACGCAATCGGGGATATGCGCTATATCACTGTTCCCTATACCATTGCCTGGCTTGGCTACAGGCTGAATTATAAACTGGATCTCTACAAGATTTGGAAAGCACAGGATATCAGTACAGGACTGCGGGACAAGCTGCGGGAAATCATGCTGCATGTGGAGAGCTATATAAAAGTACATGCTCCGGGTTCCCTATACGGTGAATGGGCTAAAAAAGAAGACTGCTGG
Protein-coding regions in this window:
- a CDS encoding PD-(D/E)XK motif protein, translating into MRINQLWAELAKVSSFTSGLMMRRYSSTVLPDVYVGLRAPEKHRCLVIKLSHAYTPDTKPFNNLKDISFEIVPDEQSQGKNMLLILLLNNEHRDVFSTLCEDLIQEIRNVGEERALVRKLTNRYEKWKALFDKAKSTGLNAEQQQGLYGELFFLRKWISYAPDRQKCIRAWLGPEKAVRDFQDGSWAVEVKTTRGNNHQLITINSERQLDTTGLDQLYLFHLSLDVRQSSGESLNDMVESVAAALRDDVIAYHLFQVKLLEAGYFAVHQPLYSSTGYHIREDNIYHIRDEFPRIEEHDIRKGVGGVKYTISISDHTSYIADENLVIQHLN
- a CDS encoding AIPR family protein, giving the protein MSTNLEHLELAKFYRNIQQEIRSAQLSEEEGGSSEQLFTEIAVMLLADAGETENARISYDEKVLKTGVQHKINAYALSDNYETLDLFITIYNGTDDISRVLKDEIEKAGRRITGFFKNAVYKDYVNEIEEASEIFDLAHTLSDSKELKEGLVRVNAFILTDGVCSSDNLPGHSIDRHPIYYRIIDLNYLYNISEKSHMPIEINFKEDGFHVPCIYSPSDNAEYQSYLAIISGSALVNIYERFGSRLLEQNVRSFLQFTGKINKGIRKTIMTEPHMFLAFNNGLAATAEEIQLEPLPDGTGSAVAWVKDLQIVNGGQTTASIYHTWKKDKADVSGIFVQLKLNVVKNKEKFSSVVARIAEYANTQNKISASDLSSNGVNHVLLEKLSRTIWAPPVLGKSQQTRWFYDRARGQYKTAMLKEGFTQAKRRAFELKNPKSQVLTKEDLAKYINTYQEVYDGKKLVIGPHFVVRGNQKNYVQFMHHNFSSTPDNIYFEDAVAKAILFRAAEKVYGVKPNAIGDMRYITVPYTIAWLGYRLNYKLDLYKIWKAQDISTGLRDKLREIMLHVESYIKVHAPGSLYGEWAKKEDCWNAIRRQDFAISFDSIRDELEVRGQGVNRTRISNEDVVSAEIKAMQDRLQSVHPKTWEKIEEWGRATGKLSPYQRTMARAIGTNFSRNRKLSEIEFSNGQQILDFAIEEASEIFFDMEEYFEADTVNVPAVKPEITLELIKAIVKWDKRSKKLKDFEYRFMADLAEAKKPLTEYHMSLALKNYEKAKRCGFQED
- a CDS encoding Z1 domain-containing protein translates to MIKEATQIAIKLLNQRGFITHAPQADIDNAVRDAVKIFSGVDVNTLTKSIEEKFYIWQDDFTSIDRKKTPWLLDKKAGITWSFWNRYEEYLREEKNIPANVIGQVHKLTDATLDKLFDPTKNRPMDKRGLVVGQVQSGKTSNYTGLICKAADAGFKFIIVLAGIHNNLRSQTQLRLDEGFLGFDTQHQRAFNQNNLWIGVGQINQGIVAHSLTSSQEKGDFTAGAANSLGLNFNTNEPIVVVVKKNTKVLERLLQWLNAQSIELEDGTKVIRNKSLLLIDDEADNASINTNRDNDPSTRINGLIRNILRLFERSGYVGYTATPFANIFIPITEDDLFPRDFIINLPAPSNYIGPDKVFGFRPVEDDEVSNSVLPVVNRISDYFSFLPDRHKKSDLPDWRSKEDVPEDIIEDFYNRVPDSLVEAIKSFIITCSIRRLRGQAMAHNSMLVHISRFQNWQKLIARITEKVFDFYRKGIEMNIPSVIEELRATFEIDNAEQKSFKTRSEQILSTELSSVDPFIQVHAWEDVLEHLHEAATKIVVREINGGSADTLNYFDHPNGLSVIAIGGDKLSRGLTLEGLSVSYYLRASRMYDTLMQMGRWFGYRPGYVDLCRLYTSRELNEWFCHITLASEELRNEFDYMSDVAGSTPEKFALKVRTHPGVLQISASNKIRRAVTVDISWAGRLVESYEFQKDPDVINSNLKAAEAFIGLLPSNPITKGSNSLWYDVDAQKIKSLLQKFKLSENLKAADPVNLLRFIDAQLSNGELTNWRVALMSKNKADKMHTINKEGFRLDVGLYSRKQDDRINSVDTYYIMRSHIISPNHEFIDLSETEKALAMERTIQFWREKGRKGEPTYISGEIVRNEFRDPRNPLLLLYFLDPKEAGLAPDSDPIVGYAISFPGSRFNAYVNYAIHEQLLPLFNIDDNFEEMQYDED